Part of the Pomacea canaliculata isolate SZHN2017 linkage group LG11, ASM307304v1, whole genome shotgun sequence genome is shown below.
CACAAGCTGTGTCTCACACTTTATCATGGCTTGATGGAAATATTTACTGCGATACTATCCTATTTTTCTGTCTTAGGTTAGGTACGcaagagattttctttttagacgGGTGAGAACAAAACTAGTAATatgatttattcttttattaatttttgttttggtagtttactattttaaagaaaaacagctACGGGATTGAGAATCggatttcaatttaaaaaagtgttttcctCCAGTACTCCAAACACAGAATTGCAGACTTACACCATGGATTTAGCACACGTTTCAGGTAACTAAAAGATTATATGAATTAgcgaataataattataataatgtttacTGTCTAATTCAGACATCATCCTACACAATTATGATCAGTAACCAGCTTATTGGACTTGTTTCGTTGTGACAAAATAGTGTGCTCAACTCAAACGTTTTACTTTTCGTAATTACAGTTTTATGACTATGAATAAAGCATGTTTGATCAGAACAAACAGCTTGACAATCCCAACTACACACGGTGCCATGTACACACAGTGGCAGAAAGTTACACAGTGAGGAAAGTAGCTATGATCTGTGGTTTTCTGTCTCCAACATTTATTGGAGTTGTTTTCCTCGAAAAGAAGTTTCGTTCAAAAATAAGCAAGTAGTGCATACTAGCAAAATGCAAAAACACGTATAACACATCTAAAGCCATTACTATGATAAATCTACAGGTTGACACATCCACGAAAGCACACACAACTGACATGTCATCTATGGTTGTGCAGCAGGACAGGTGAGGCTACAACTGATTTCAAGTGCCTGCATAGATGTCACTCCCACGTAGCGTTACCTTTCCTAATTAAACTCAATAAACCAAAGTCCTGTGCAAAAATGTGTATGGGCAAAGTGAGGAACACGTTTCTGAAAAATTTCTAATCACAAAGAAGTCAAACGTTTTTTAACACAATAGCCTAGGAACaaaatacagtgttccctcgctacttcgcggttcatctctcgcggattcactacttcgcggtttttttgagtgaagtatcgatcgatatttttgtgctgggaattatcgttctacaaaataccatagatacttcaacaggaaaaagaagaaaaatgtagctatatttgtatttctattaaaataccatggttattttgtagatagaaagaaagaaataattgtgtaacagaaatccattgctatgcgtaagcgacgagccacgattgttatctcccatctcgcagccagttcgcatcagttttgtgggtttctctgagtacagttataattgtTTTACacaatttgttattgtactgtattaataccatgattaatatattactttacactaacatgatattgttttacatgtatatattattattgcatgtatgtccctatttcgcggaaattcgtttatcgcggctgatcttggcacctatcccccgcgataaacgagggaacactctATATGCAGAACTGTGAGGGTCAACTGGTATCACATTATAAAACCAGTTGATTAGTTAGAAATCAATgtataaattaaatgttttaacagtttCAGTGACCTTGTAGTATTCcctagataataataaatagcactAGTAATGTTGTAACTTTGTTCTaccataaacagaaataaaactggaaGGATCTCTACCGATTTTAATACTAGGTTGAGCTTTTCAGCGGTTCTCAATAGTTTTGATCAGAGTTCAGCAAAAAACGAACATCAGCCTAACACATACGCTTAACacctgtgtgtattttttttttttttgcagcaaacTATTACCCTGCAGTACATTACCCCTTTAGGACATGCCTACTTTCAATGTCACCTTTGCATTGCAGACAtgagtaaaattaaattaaaatgtttgagacGATAGTCCTTAGTACCTCTCTGAACTCACTCTCATCTATACACCTGCTCGACctcttcgctcatcttctgacaccaagcttctgggAGTTTAACTAAGATAAAGACGATGGACAGATGTCtgtctcctaccaagccccatcggCTTGGAACAGATCACCCGTCAGCCTTATTCTTTTACCATCGTAAgctgcatcttttcagaacaatTTCACTGTGACCCGTCCTGACCCTGGGCATGtataacgtgtgtctgtatttacattGCGTATGAGTGAGCGTAGGTTGTAGATGAGCGAATCTGTTCTATGCAATATTTGGAACGTATTTGTTTATGATTTagtctatatatgatttatgtaatgAGCTCTAAAGAAATGTTTGGAAATTCGCTATATAAACCGTTTTATGTGTTTTAAATGGCGCATATTTGCATTTGAAAACAGAATACAAGGTAAAACTATGTTTTCTTACAATGCACTAGAATGAGCTGCGATGTACAGCTTGCTAAGGCTATCTCTTTGTACTCTGAACTATCAAGCTGCTCATCCATTTCAACGTACACAACTATTTTCCTTTTTGGCCTGTACATCTGCATGGCACTGACACTGATTGCATAAGCCGTCTTGTCGTCGTCGATGTAAACTACTTGATTGTTTTCTATTGTGAGAGTCCGCACTGGGATATTCCATAGTCTTAACGCATCCAAGAAGTTGTCGTTGTCCTCGAAGCTGCATTCGAAAACAATCAGAACATCTTTGTATCGAAGAGAAGACCCTCGCATGGTTGTGTTAGTCGTCAGCTTCCTTTTTACAGGATGTTTCGGTGCCTTGGGAACTAGTTCgcacattcacaaacaaaacactttctaTAATTTCAAAGTAAGCCAAACTGATAGAAACGAAGGATATCACTGTCTAATGtcttgttttttacttttaatacataattataaataaaattatagtaTAATGCATTATAAAACTATTATAGGAAACAAATGTGTTCTCTATATGCTCACAAATGTATGAAGAAACACGCCTTATctacaaaacacttttttcgtATGCTGCTTTCGTCTTAGTAATAACAAAATGAAGGTTTATGAAAGAGATAAGTAATAAAGGAACAATTAAAATAGCGCTTACCAGATTCTTGTTCTAAAAAAACTTCGGAGAGAAAGCTTCCCACCTCGTTCCCGCAACTCCAACAGCAATGTGCCTTTTGGTGATGTTCCTTCCCAAAGTGGTAGACATGTTTAACTGGCGGACCGTCTGTAGGCGGAGGAAACTGGTATTCTTGTGAGTATTTTAGGTTGAGTTTTTGGCCCACTTCTCTCACTACAGCAGGTGGGCAGTTTAGAGCTGTGGTTAAAATATGGCTGTGACTACTCCCCATGACTGGACAATCATTAGCATCATGACTGACGATCCATAAGCACATATCTTGAtcttttttataaagttttttaaaaagttctttttcgttttttctgcaacaacaaattaaatgcATTTAGCTTTAAGATATTGCTTACTTTagctattattttcttctttgtgaataaatatgatttcaaaaataacattatgtATGTATATCGTATGAATATTTGTAGCTGATGCTGTTATAAACAAATAAGTGCTTtgtatttattatgcatgtttatgtgcaATGTCTGCTAGTGACCGCTTTTAATATCTTTTACATTAATGTCTTAATTAGTTTTCTTAGCTTAATGAGTACAGGAAGAATTTGCATACAACGAACACAACAGTGTCGTTTTcggttaaaataaaagtataataatCATGATGGGTTGTATTGCTGCATGATAAGAACTGGATTTAGAGGGCTGAAATATTTAGAacataaattatgtttattattagtaACCACAAAATTGATATAATGAAGCTATTTCTTACCCTTCAGGATGCGCTTCAATTAAGACACAGGGgtgtttattgtcttttgtttcGCTAGTTATTTTTTCGATGCAGTTGTCTATGTCTTCTTCTGAGCTAAAGTCACAATCAACCTGAATTATGTGACCATGGCTTTTACCAGACTTTGATTGTTTCGCAAGTTCCTTCTCTAGTGACTCATAGATATGTAAAAGAAATGGACAGCCCTTCGAAGACGAgtctttaacaataaaaacattttttccgcTTCTCAACCATTTCGTACCAGTTATTGTGAGCATTGTTGTTTTTCCAGTACTTCGTGGTCCAGCAAGAAACACTTTAGGTTCTTGTAACAGTTCAATCATGTCTGGGTATAACACCTGGCGTCTGTACAGGTCCCCTGTTAAAGATATGGCCTCTGCCAAAGTTTTTGGAAGTACCAGATGCTTATAGCCATCCGTAGCTTGAAGGATGGATTCAGTTGCCGGCCCGAAAAACCTGAAATAAGTATCgagttcttatttttttttttaaacttcggTAAATGATTGTCGATAGACAGATCAATAGATAAAGGAAATGGgttctacaaataaaatgtgttgtaGAAAAAAGGTATTGCATGTAGCTACCTGTTTAGAAATGaggaaatatgtgtgtgcgtgtgtgtgtgtgtgtgtgtgtgtgtgtgtgtgtgtgttgcactAATATGTACACATGTGAATTATAAGCTAATACTAACCTTTGTATCCCACCCACTTATCTATTAAAGGTTGTTAGCCCTTTTTGCCAATTGAATAAGAAATGGCATCTTACCTGGCTATCATAGTCAGATAGATATCATATGTCATAACCTCGTCATTATGAGCGGCGCCCATCAGTTCGTTCCACCGGTTTCCTTCACGCTGAACTTCGTCCAAAGGTTTCTCTACTGTTGATAGGTGCTCGGCACACAGACACAGCACATTATGGTCATCCGAATCTTTCAGCTTCAGACATTGGTGAAGTTCCTAGAAAAGTAAGTTTGTTATATGTATTTGATAATTTATATGAAGACTTGTCTACCTTTGATCTGTTATGACACAGCCATTGGTTTCATATCAAGGAATAAGTCACCAATATTCAAAATACGTTGGGTTGTTTACTAGAAGCATTTTATAATTTAGATTTTGATATACATGTTTCTTACGTTTAGTTACTGCGTAGAATAAagataatatattattaaaatccCTACATAGAAAACTACACCTTGGAAACAAAATCTACCAAGCTTAAACTTCCAGATTGCTCATAaagctttgttttgaaaattgaATGCCGTTCAGAATAAATTtagcaaaaaaaattaattagtaCGTGAGGTAAAATTCCTGCCTTTTTAAGGTTTCTATGTGTGCCAAAGACTTGTAATAATAGCTCGTTATTGCAATTTGGTAGTATCACTGCTTGCTGAGTCTTTGGAATATTTGGCAGATCTTGTATCAGATGTTTTACCATACGATTTGCCAATGTCAGCCGTTTTAAGCATTCTTTAAGTTGTTCAGAGATCACTTCATCTTGTTCACCACCTTGTGGCTCCACGTCCTTGACGACCAAGACCAGCACACCTTGATATCGATGCACGATGAGCTGAAGGCATCGGcaaattgtttcttttgtatcGATGAATGGGTCTGTTCAAGTAGTCCTCATACTTGAACTGAGTTAAGACAAACATCTGTTCCTGATCCTGTTCCTCCATCCGCCGTAAACAGTGGAGCACGCGCTGCATGGCCTGGTCATGTCTGACGTCACTCGGGTCAGGAGGGTCAGGGACGTACACATCGTGACCCTCCAGTCAGTGTTTTTGGTATCGGCCTTTGTTAAAATAGACTGGAGGCACGAAATAGAAAGATTTGAGATATTCCGggtacatttttttcactttttctgaaAGATGTTGTTTAAACTGTTCTGTCACtttgtctttgttatttgtCCGCTCTCCGGCTTCCTAGGACAAAGTACAATAGGTCAATGTCATTTCATAATTTATCACTTATTTACTTAATAATGCCGAATTTTTGTACGTTTTATATGCactcaaatattacaaaaagtatGCTTTCTTATATACTTAAGATACTTTGAATGATTGAATAATGAAAAACatggaaatgttaaaaatcataactctttaaaaaaattactcatgCAAAAACAGAGCAAATACGACAGTGAAACTTAATCATTCACAACAAGAGATTTCGAAATCAAAAGCTTTATTTCCGGACATAATTTCAGTATTAATTTAACATTCCaatctttttttatatctttatactGAAGTCGTCACAAATACGTTCTGTATTTTCTAGTCAGATGGTAGATAGTTATTCAGAATGAAGACAACACATCAATACATACAGAACAGATATCGTGAAGTGACATGTAAATTTGTAGTTCGACTGACATCAAATGTCTTCTGTTATTCCTGGTTTCTTACAAAAAGCATTTATGTTGACAAAAAGTGTTCTTTTTCTAAAGTTAAAAAAGAGTGCATAGAACTGTTCTAtgcaaaaagcaaaaagcaggctctataaatatgtttatacagATTAAAATGCACGCTACATGCATatacacttacaaacacataaaaatgcagACGCTGGATTTGTAGAGTtcactgttttaaatgaaagtaatCAATGACTCACGTGTTCAAGCATCTCCTGAACTGCTTCACCGCCTTGTTCTGTATTCGGTTTAGCCATAAAACACAGGATTGATTTGTTTCTGACAGGTAGAGACACAGGAGAtaattatacattatttatatttttgtttacttcggGATttcacacgcgcacacgcgcacacacacacacacacacggacgcaaAACACGCactctttttcttaattttcggTTTCTATgactaattttttaaagaaaataaagaaccaaa
Proteins encoded:
- the LOC112576344 gene encoding uncharacterized protein LOC112576344, whose amino-acid sequence is MGSSHSHILTTALNCPPAVVREVGQKLNLKYSQEYQFPPPTDGPPVKHVYHFGKEHHQKAHCCWSCGNEVGSFLSEVFLEQESVPKAPKHPVKRKLTTNTTMRGSSLRYKDVLIVFECSFEDNDNFLDALRLWNIPVRTLTIENNQVVYIDDDKTAYAISVSAMQMYRPKRKIVVYVEMDEQLDSSEYKEIALASCTSQLILVHCKKT